In one window of Armatimonadota bacterium DNA:
- a CDS encoding NAD/NADP octopine/nopaline dehydrogenase family protein, whose protein sequence is MTENTRDHPRFCVIGAGHGGTALAAYLALSGYRTNLYNRSEDRLTPIKLLGGIELIRHEPDILPHGVGQLNCVTNDPAEALQDTDVVMVAVPANGHRFVAEACAPHLRDGHVVVLNPGRTGGALEFSHVLHEHGVAADVIVAEAQTFIYASRSVNPAQVQIFRVKNSIPVAALPAYRTPEVITALHDALPQFVPGDNVIKTSLDNIGAVFHPAVTVLNSARIESTHGEFEYYIDGVSESVSRVLESLDAERVAVAAAMGFNAITARQWLYQAYDAAGDTLHRAMRANPGYYGIKAPHHLDHRYLDEDVPMSLVPIASLGEMLGVETPTIRAIIHLACLLNQRDYWADGRTAERLGLAGLSLKEIRQLILEGLPDIPGSRRTSEQA, encoded by the coding sequence ATGACAGAGAATACACGCGACCATCCGCGTTTCTGCGTGATCGGCGCGGGCCACGGCGGCACCGCGCTCGCGGCATACCTCGCTCTCAGCGGCTACCGCACGAACCTGTACAACCGCAGCGAGGATCGTCTCACCCCGATCAAACTGCTCGGCGGTATCGAACTCATCCGCCACGAGCCGGACATCCTGCCCCACGGCGTGGGGCAGCTCAACTGCGTCACCAACGACCCCGCGGAAGCGCTCCAGGACACCGACGTTGTCATGGTCGCGGTCCCGGCGAACGGACATCGCTTTGTCGCCGAGGCCTGCGCGCCGCATCTGCGCGACGGCCATGTCGTCGTTCTCAACCCCGGCCGCACCGGCGGCGCCCTTGAGTTCTCCCATGTCCTGCACGAGCACGGCGTCGCCGCCGACGTCATCGTCGCCGAGGCGCAGACCTTCATCTATGCCAGCCGCTCCGTCAACCCCGCCCAGGTGCAGATCTTCCGCGTCAAGAACAGCATCCCCGTCGCCGCTCTGCCCGCGTATCGCACCCCCGAGGTGATCACCGCGCTCCACGACGCCTTGCCCCAGTTCGTCCCCGGCGACAACGTCATCAAGACCAGCCTCGACAATATCGGCGCGGTGTTCCATCCCGCCGTCACCGTGCTCAACTCGGCACGCATCGAGAGCACCCACGGCGAATTCGAGTACTACATTGACGGCGTCAGCGAGTCGGTCTCCCGCGTCCTGGAATCCCTCGACGCCGAGCGCGTCGCGGTCGCCGCCGCCATGGGATTCAACGCCATCACCGCCCGCCAGTGGCTGTACCAGGCGTACGACGCCGCCGGTGATACCCTGCACCGGGCAATGCGCGCCAACCCCGGCTACTACGGCATTAAGGCGCCCCATCACCTCGACCACCGTTACCTCGACGAGGATGTCCCGATGAGCCTGGTGCCGATCGCCTCTCTCGGCGAGATGCTCGGCGTCGAAACGCCGACCATACGCGCCATCATCCACCTCGCCTGCCTGCTCAACCAGCGCGACTACTGGGCGGACGGGCGCACCGCCGAACGTCTCGGCCTTGCCGGACTCAGCCTCAAGGAAATCCGACAACTCATCCTCGAGGGGCTGCCGGACATCCCCGGCAGTCGGCGAACCTCCGAGCAGGCCTGA
- a CDS encoding glucose-1-phosphate thymidylyltransferase: protein MKGVVLAGGRATRLRPLTHTMTKHLIPLANKPIIYYCLESLAVAGITEVAIIVGCRHPDYPGSIDTGPEIMEAVGGGERWGLKVTYVPQDAPRGIAHAVGLTRDFVGRDPFVVFLGDNFLPSGIADFTREFEHAAPNAMILLCRVPNPRDFGVAVLEGEHVTRLEEKPEHPPSDLALVGVYLFDHHVFDAIDDLKPSRRGELEITHAIQSLIDGGLVVRSHQVKGWWKDTGTLSDLLEANRIVLDTLEESKQGEVDDRSQLLGSVVIEDGAAITNSIIQGPAIIGRNARVADSLLGPYVSIHFDVEIEGSELANSIVLEESAIRHIPGRIRDSLIGKNVAVHAADRRPGWHQFVLGDYSQVILT, encoded by the coding sequence TTGAAGGGAGTAGTTCTCGCCGGCGGCAGGGCAACCAGGCTGCGGCCCCTGACCCACACCATGACCAAGCACCTCATCCCGCTCGCCAACAAGCCGATCATCTACTACTGCCTCGAATCCCTGGCCGTCGCCGGCATCACGGAGGTCGCCATCATCGTCGGCTGCCGCCACCCCGACTATCCCGGCAGCATTGACACCGGCCCCGAGATCATGGAGGCGGTCGGCGGCGGCGAGCGCTGGGGGCTCAAGGTCACGTACGTCCCCCAAGACGCCCCGCGCGGCATCGCGCACGCCGTCGGCCTCACCCGCGATTTCGTCGGCCGCGACCCGTTCGTCGTCTTTCTCGGCGACAATTTCCTGCCCTCGGGCATCGCCGATTTCACGCGCGAGTTCGAGCACGCCGCGCCCAACGCCATGATCCTGCTCTGCCGCGTGCCCAATCCCCGCGACTTCGGCGTCGCGGTCCTCGAGGGCGAGCACGTCACCCGCCTCGAGGAGAAACCGGAGCATCCGCCGAGCGATCTCGCCTTGGTCGGCGTGTACCTCTTCGACCACCATGTCTTCGACGCCATCGACGACCTCAAGCCCTCGCGCCGCGGCGAGCTGGAGATCACCCATGCCATCCAGTCTCTGATAGATGGCGGCCTCGTCGTGCGCTCGCATCAGGTCAAGGGGTGGTGGAAAGACACCGGCACCTTAAGCGACCTGCTCGAGGCCAACCGCATCGTCCTCGACACCCTCGAGGAGAGCAAACAGGGCGAGGTGGACGATCGCAGCCAGCTGCTCGGCAGCGTCGTCATCGAGGACGGCGCCGCAATTACCAACAGTATCATCCAAGGCCCGGCCATCATCGGGCGCAACGCCCGCGTCGCCGATTCCTTGCTCGGCCCGTACGTCTCCATCCATTTCGACGTCGAGATCGAGGGCAGCGAACTTGCCAACAGCATCGTCCTCGAGGAGAGCGCCATCCGCCACATTCCCGGCCGCATCCGCGACAGCCTCATCGGCAAAAACGTCGCCGTCCATGCCGCCGACCGCCGCCCGGGATGGCACCAATTCGTGCTCGGCGACTACAGCCAGGTGATTCTCACCTAA
- a CDS encoding glycosyltransferase family 2 protein, translated as MLQAGQSALNNPIPEEPRALSEGPQLLAPSTGTRLTPAHPIAPPVYLSLVIPAHDEEERIGATLERVLEYLSGREYSWEVVVVDDVSSDGTAEVVSRFQQQEARLRLLHRAADPGKGAAVQAGMFAAKGQRVLFSDADLSTPIEESEKLLDAVEREGYDIAIGSRGLPQSDLRVRQPWYRETMGRVFNLMVRAVALRGFKDTQCGFKLFRGEVAADLFGRQTIMGFAFDVEILYVAIKRGLRVKEVPVTWINAPRSKVDPIRDSLRMARDMMGIRFKSLLGLYR; from the coding sequence ATGCTCCAGGCCGGGCAGAGCGCCCTCAATAACCCTATTCCGGAAGAGCCGCGGGCGCTTTCAGAAGGCCCGCAACTCCTTGCGCCGTCCACAGGAACGAGATTGACTCCAGCACATCCAATCGCGCCGCCGGTCTATCTCTCGCTCGTCATCCCGGCGCACGACGAAGAGGAGCGCATCGGCGCCACGCTCGAACGCGTTCTCGAATACCTGTCCGGCCGAGAGTACTCCTGGGAGGTCGTCGTTGTGGATGACGTCAGCAGCGACGGCACCGCCGAAGTCGTGTCTCGATTCCAGCAGCAGGAGGCGCGGCTGCGCCTGCTCCACCGCGCCGCCGACCCCGGCAAGGGCGCGGCGGTGCAGGCCGGCATGTTCGCCGCGAAAGGCCAGCGCGTGCTGTTTTCCGACGCGGACCTGTCCACGCCCATCGAGGAATCGGAGAAACTCCTCGACGCGGTCGAGCGCGAGGGGTATGATATAGCCATCGGCTCGCGCGGGCTGCCGCAGTCGGACCTCCGCGTGCGCCAGCCGTGGTACCGCGAGACGATGGGGCGCGTGTTCAACCTGATGGTGCGCGCCGTCGCGCTGCGCGGGTTCAAGGACACGCAGTGTGGGTTCAAGCTCTTCCGCGGCGAAGTGGCCGCCGATCTGTTCGGCCGCCAGACGATCATGGGTTTCGCCTTCGACGTCGAGATACTGTACGTCGCCATCAAGCGCGGGCTGCGGGTCAAGGAAGTGCCCGTGACGTGGATCAACGCCCCGCGCAGCAAGGTGGATCCGATCCGCGATTCGCTGCGTATGGCGCGCGATATGATGGGCATCCGATTCAAGAGCCTGCTCGGGCTCTACAGGTGA
- a CDS encoding DUF167 domain-containing protein — protein MARKTESSGGPVTLRVRVRARASADGVQADSASREVIVSVTAPAVEGKANRAMLAQLAKHLGTSRSSLQIVSGEKSRRKVVRVHGLGEAEAWRRLTGQ, from the coding sequence GTGGCAAGGAAAACGGAGAGTTCGGGAGGGCCGGTGACCCTTCGCGTGCGCGTGCGCGCGCGGGCGAGCGCGGACGGGGTGCAGGCGGATTCCGCCTCGCGCGAAGTCATCGTGTCGGTCACCGCCCCGGCGGTCGAGGGCAAGGCCAACCGCGCCATGCTGGCGCAACTCGCAAAGCATCTCGGCACCTCCCGCTCGTCACTTCAGATCGTATCGGGTGAGAAATCGCGGCGCAAGGTCGTCCGCGTCCACGGCCTGGGCGAGGCCGAGGCGTGGCGGCGACTGACCGGGCAATAG
- a CDS encoding TraR/DksA C4-type zinc finger protein, whose product MRSAELERFRKRLDAEEQRLLEELRDIAGNRGRGSEAEVVMEMSGYDDHPADMASETFQKEKDQAVVEGIQNSLARVRNALAKIRRGTYGKCDTCGTPISHKRLRALPYATLCVECQGRRENI is encoded by the coding sequence ATGAGATCGGCCGAGTTGGAGCGGTTCCGCAAGCGGCTCGATGCCGAGGAGCAGCGCCTGCTCGAGGAGCTGCGCGATATCGCCGGCAACAGGGGCCGCGGCAGCGAGGCGGAGGTCGTCATGGAGATGTCCGGCTACGACGACCACCCGGCGGATATGGCCTCGGAGACGTTTCAGAAGGAAAAGGATCAGGCCGTCGTGGAGGGCATCCAGAATTCCCTCGCCCGCGTGCGCAATGCGCTTGCGAAAATCCGGCGTGGCACGTACGGCAAGTGCGACACCTGCGGCACACCGATCAGCCACAAGCGCTTGCGAGCACTCCCCTACGCGACTCTCTGCGTCGAATGCCAGGGGAGACGGGAGAACATCTGA
- the rfbD gene encoding dTDP-4-dehydrorhamnose reductase — MRVMVTGAEGMLGRAVVARLAPKHDVVGVDIGDFDITDHAAAEAAIAAARPDLVCHCAAYTDVDGCEREPDRAFRVNALGTWNTASACSAAGANMIYISTDFVFDGDKGEPYSEYDAPRPLGAYGASKLAGERHVRELVQRHFIVRTAWLFAEHGHNFVLSILRKAQELAAAAVASGGAPVLRVVADQIGSPTYARDLADAIARHIVDSHLYGTYHITNAGSCSWAEFAAEALRYAGSPAQVEPISWKDWPSPTRRPAYAVLRHLSLELQGRDDIRPWQEALAETVARTQLGGDAG; from the coding sequence ATGCGCGTAATGGTCACCGGCGCCGAGGGCATGCTCGGCAGAGCCGTCGTCGCGAGGCTTGCGCCCAAACATGACGTCGTCGGCGTTGATATCGGCGATTTCGACATCACCGATCACGCCGCCGCCGAAGCGGCGATCGCCGCCGCGCGGCCGGACCTCGTGTGCCACTGCGCCGCCTATACCGACGTTGACGGCTGCGAGCGCGAGCCCGATCGGGCGTTCCGCGTCAACGCCCTCGGAACGTGGAATACCGCCTCCGCGTGCAGCGCGGCGGGCGCGAACATGATATACATCAGTACCGACTTCGTCTTCGACGGCGACAAGGGCGAACCGTACAGCGAATACGACGCGCCGCGGCCGCTCGGCGCGTACGGCGCCAGCAAGCTGGCCGGCGAGAGGCACGTCAGGGAACTGGTCCAGCGCCACTTCATCGTGCGCACCGCCTGGCTCTTCGCCGAGCACGGGCACAATTTCGTGCTCTCCATCCTGCGCAAGGCGCAAGAGCTGGCCGCCGCTGCGGTGGCGTCAGGCGGCGCGCCCGTGCTGCGCGTGGTGGCGGATCAGATTGGCTCCCCGACCTACGCGCGCGATTTGGCCGACGCCATCGCGCGCCACATAGTTGATTCGCATCTCTACGGGACGTATCATATAACCAACGCTGGCTCCTGCTCGTGGGCCGAGTTCGCCGCCGAGGCGCTGCGCTACGCCGGCAGCCCGGCCCAGGTGGAGCCGATATCGTGGAAGGATTGGCCGAGCCCGACCCGGCGCCCGGCCTATGCGGTTCTGCGTCACTTGAGCCTCGAACTCCAGGGCCGCGACGATATCCGCCCGTGGCAAGAGGCCCTGGCCGAGACCGTGGCGCGGACCCAACTGGGAGGTGACGCCGGGTAG
- a CDS encoding RluA family pseudouridine synthase, with protein sequence MRLTVEPAEAGQRLDVVVATRAPELSRAQAQRLIRAGDIVVDGVAVKPRFIVTPGQQITVSIPPPQPVGIEPQEFPLDIRYEDSDVVVVNKPAGVVVHPGAGRREGTLVNALLAHCTDLSGIGGELRPGIVHRLDKDTSGLIAAAKNDFAHASLAAQLKARTAERRYLALIWGRPDKDHFTVRTLFGRHPKHRIMMAVLDPQRAGKPGAREALTEVRVREHLGPMTLIEARLHTGRTHQIRVHASYIGHPVVGDPTYGGKRQKAELAGLDAKAQRLVRDLHGQALHAYHLAFDHPRSGERIEVKTHPPDDMQALIAHMRGVKEHR encoded by the coding sequence ATGCGGCTGACGGTTGAGCCGGCCGAGGCAGGTCAGCGCCTCGACGTCGTCGTCGCGACGCGCGCGCCGGAACTCTCTCGCGCGCAGGCGCAGCGGCTCATCAGGGCGGGTGACATTGTGGTTGACGGCGTCGCCGTGAAGCCGCGGTTCATCGTCACCCCCGGCCAGCAGATAACCGTCAGCATCCCCCCGCCGCAGCCCGTGGGCATCGAGCCCCAGGAGTTCCCCCTCGACATCCGTTACGAGGATTCCGACGTCGTCGTCGTCAACAAGCCCGCCGGCGTGGTCGTCCATCCCGGCGCGGGTCGCCGCGAGGGGACGCTCGTCAATGCCTTGCTCGCGCACTGCACCGACCTCTCCGGCATCGGCGGCGAGCTGCGGCCGGGGATCGTCCACCGCCTGGACAAGGATACGTCGGGCCTGATCGCGGCGGCGAAGAATGACTTCGCCCACGCCTCCCTCGCGGCGCAGCTCAAGGCGCGCACCGCCGAGCGCCGTTATCTCGCTCTCATCTGGGGGCGGCCTGACAAGGACCATTTCACCGTGCGTACGCTCTTCGGCCGCCACCCGAAGCATCGGATCATGATGGCCGTGCTCGACCCGCAGCGCGCGGGCAAGCCCGGCGCGCGCGAGGCACTCACCGAGGTGCGCGTGCGCGAGCATCTCGGGCCGATGACGCTCATCGAGGCGCGCCTGCACACCGGGCGCACGCACCAGATTCGCGTCCACGCCTCCTACATCGGGCATCCGGTCGTCGGCGACCCCACGTACGGCGGCAAGCGCCAGAAGGCCGAATTGGCGGGGCTTGACGCGAAGGCTCAGCGCCTCGTCCGCGACCTACACGGCCAGGCTTTGCACGCATACCACCTCGCGTTCGACCACCCGCGCAGCGGCGAACGCATCGAGGTGAAGACGCACCCGCCCGACGACATGCAGGCGCTAATCGCACACATGCGAGGTGTCAAGGAACACCGGTAG
- the lspA gene encoding signal peptidase II, which translates to MAVAALAADQASKLAALGMLSDNQPHPIAGRWLYFTLARNPGGAFGILPQAAVYLIAASAVIALVILLYARAALAHSALLTVAVALLLGGATGNLIDRLRLGHVVDFIDLRVWPVFNVADIAITVGVALIILVWLLPDRREEP; encoded by the coding sequence GTGGCGGTCGCCGCGCTCGCGGCGGATCAGGCGTCCAAGCTGGCCGCCCTCGGCATGCTGTCCGATAACCAGCCTCATCCGATCGCGGGGCGCTGGCTTTATTTCACCCTCGCGCGCAATCCGGGCGGCGCCTTCGGCATCCTGCCCCAAGCTGCCGTCTACCTGATCGCGGCCTCCGCCGTGATCGCGCTCGTCATTCTGTTGTACGCGCGCGCCGCGCTTGCCCATTCGGCACTGCTCACAGTTGCCGTCGCCCTGCTGCTCGGCGGCGCCACCGGCAACCTGATTGACCGCCTGCGCCTGGGCCACGTCGTGGATTTCATAGACCTGCGCGTGTGGCCGGTGTTCAATGTCGCCGACATCGCGATCACCGTCGGCGTCGCCCTCATCATTCTGGTGTGGCTGCTGCCCGACCGACGCGAGGAGCCATAG
- the lgt gene encoding prolipoprotein diacylglyceryl transferase, producing MRPVFFNLGPLSVRAYGVMLVIAFVVGIAWALREAGRRELPPERMIDAGLAALVGGLIGSRVLYVILDPYLGWRDLPFIWRGGLSFHGGLVGGILLVALYGVAVRVSPALIFDTGAPSMALGYAVARIGCFLNGCCYGGPTHLPWAARFRDPTTAELTPPSHPAQLYAVLGGLATFAILLWLRGRARVHGQLFIAYIGLYGVLRFTVEFWRKGYTSGPEIGGPFTAAQLASIALMAFGIAGWLGLKALGARRHAADG from the coding sequence GTGCGACCCGTTTTCTTCAATCTCGGCCCCCTCTCGGTGCGCGCCTACGGCGTGATGCTCGTCATCGCGTTCGTCGTCGGCATCGCGTGGGCGCTGCGAGAGGCCGGGCGGCGGGAGCTGCCGCCGGAGCGCATGATTGACGCCGGCCTCGCGGCGCTGGTCGGCGGCCTGATCGGGTCGCGGGTGCTCTATGTCATCCTCGACCCCTACTTGGGCTGGCGCGACCTGCCCTTCATCTGGCGCGGCGGACTGTCGTTTCACGGCGGGCTCGTCGGAGGCATCCTCCTGGTTGCCCTGTACGGCGTCGCGGTGCGCGTGAGCCCTGCGCTTATATTCGACACCGGCGCGCCTTCGATGGCTCTCGGCTACGCCGTCGCCCGCATCGGCTGCTTCCTCAACGGCTGCTGCTACGGCGGCCCCACGCACCTACCGTGGGCGGCGCGGTTCCGCGACCCGACCACCGCCGAGCTGACTCCGCCCAGCCATCCTGCCCAGCTCTACGCCGTCCTCGGCGGTCTCGCCACCTTCGCCATCCTGCTCTGGCTCAGGGGGCGGGCCCGAGTCCACGGCCAGCTCTTCATCGCTTACATCGGCCTCTACGGCGTGCTTCGCTTCACGGTCGAGTTCTGGCGCAAGGGTTATACCTCCGGGCCCGAGATCGGCGGCCCCTTCACCGCGGCGCAGCTTGCGAGCATCGCCCTGATGGCCTTCGGGATCGCCGGCTGGCTCGGACTCAAGGCTTTAGGAGCACGCCGTCATGCGGCTGACGGTTGA
- the ileS gene encoding isoleucine--tRNA ligase, whose translation MKRETANDYRQTLNLPHTDFPMKANLPQREPETLCFWEDLDIYARIQQQTAGREQYILHDGPPYTSGDIHLGQALNKILKDIVVKFKSMQGFDAPYVPGWDMHGLPTEMRALRTFDLDRREIDPMELRRRAHETALHFMEVQRRQFKRLGVRGEWEHPYLTVDPAFEAAVLGIFRDLVAHDAVYRGLKPVYWCATCETALAEAEIEYAPATSPSIYVKFPVVGDLRERFPSAPPDLPAFFVIWTTTPWTLPANLAIAVHPAFEYALVRANDELLVVANDLVAPVMQAIGRADYEVIETRPGDKLEAMRAQHPFVERESVLVLADYVTLEQGTGLVHTAPGHGQEDFETGRAYDLPVLSPLDNRGVFTDEGGKFAGMRYDQADPAILAEMRERGVLLASEDFEHSYPHCWRCHQPIIFRATEQWFVAVDKFTRQALEAIDGATWVPPWGRDRITGMVAERPDWCISRQRAWGIPLPAFYCLGCGAVLLTPEVVDAVRAVIAERGSDAWFQLQAADFLPADTCCASCGRADFRKETDILDVWFDAGSTHAAVLETRGNLRSPADLYLEGSDQHRGWFQASLWTSIIARGRAPYKCVLTHGFFLDETGRKMSKSLQNIVDPNAIADRYGADILRLWVAYVDFKYDMPMSETIFEQVIEAYRRIRNTVRFMLANLYDFDPAADALEPGDLLQSDRWALHRLQELAAKATRAYEEFEFHRVYHGVNEFCAVDMSAFYLDMLKDRLYTTAAGSRARRSAQTALYGLAHGLARLLAPILSYTAEEIWRHLPGNHEESVQLAPWPAPDERWLDEDLARRWERILRIRDEVNGALEQARTTGVVDQPLHAGVTLYARDDEADLLRGLGDDLARVLIVSHAAVKDAGEAPPGAFVSSVVDGLTIEVAPAAGSKCARCWLVCPSVGERDDHPGLCARCADVIKE comes from the coding sequence ATGAAACGCGAAACTGCAAACGACTACCGGCAGACTCTGAATCTGCCGCATACCGATTTCCCGATGAAGGCCAACCTGCCGCAGCGCGAGCCGGAAACCCTGTGCTTCTGGGAGGACCTCGACATCTACGCGCGGATTCAGCAGCAAACCGCCGGCCGCGAGCAGTACATCCTCCACGACGGCCCGCCCTATACCAGCGGCGACATCCATCTCGGCCAAGCGCTCAACAAGATCCTCAAGGACATCGTGGTCAAGTTCAAGTCAATGCAGGGCTTCGACGCGCCCTACGTGCCGGGATGGGATATGCACGGCCTGCCGACGGAGATGCGCGCCCTGCGCACGTTCGATCTTGACCGCCGCGAGATCGACCCGATGGAGCTGCGCCGCCGCGCGCACGAAACCGCCCTCCACTTCATGGAGGTGCAGCGGCGCCAGTTCAAGCGCCTCGGCGTGCGCGGCGAATGGGAGCATCCCTATCTCACGGTTGACCCCGCGTTCGAGGCCGCCGTGCTCGGCATATTCCGCGATCTCGTCGCGCACGACGCCGTCTATCGCGGCCTCAAGCCCGTGTACTGGTGCGCCACCTGCGAAACCGCCCTCGCCGAGGCCGAGATCGAATACGCGCCCGCCACCTCGCCCTCGATCTACGTCAAGTTCCCGGTCGTCGGCGACCTGCGCGAGCGCTTCCCCTCGGCGCCGCCCGATCTGCCTGCGTTCTTCGTGATCTGGACGACGACGCCGTGGACCCTGCCCGCCAACCTCGCCATCGCGGTGCATCCGGCGTTCGAGTACGCGCTGGTGCGGGCCAATGACGAGCTGCTCGTCGTCGCGAACGACCTCGTCGCGCCGGTGATGCAGGCCATCGGGCGTGCGGATTATGAGGTCATCGAGACCCGCCCCGGCGACAAGCTCGAAGCGATGCGCGCGCAGCATCCGTTCGTCGAGCGCGAGTCGGTGCTCGTGCTCGCCGACTACGTCACCCTGGAACAGGGCACCGGCCTGGTGCACACCGCCCCGGGCCACGGCCAGGAGGACTTCGAGACCGGCCGCGCATACGACCTGCCCGTGCTCAGCCCGCTCGACAACCGCGGCGTGTTCACGGACGAAGGCGGCAAGTTCGCGGGCATGCGCTACGATCAAGCCGACCCGGCCATCCTCGCCGAGATGCGCGAGCGGGGGGTGCTGCTGGCGAGCGAGGATTTCGAGCACTCCTACCCGCACTGCTGGCGCTGCCATCAACCGATCATCTTCCGCGCTACCGAGCAGTGGTTCGTCGCGGTGGACAAGTTTACGCGTCAGGCGCTCGAGGCGATTGACGGCGCCACGTGGGTGCCGCCGTGGGGCAGGGATCGCATCACGGGCATGGTCGCCGAGCGCCCGGACTGGTGCATCTCGCGTCAGCGCGCGTGGGGCATCCCCCTACCCGCATTCTATTGCCTGGGGTGCGGCGCCGTGCTGCTTACGCCGGAGGTGGTGGACGCCGTGCGCGCGGTCATCGCCGAGCGCGGCAGCGACGCCTGGTTCCAGTTGCAGGCCGCGGATTTCCTGCCCGCCGACACGTGCTGCGCCTCGTGCGGCCGCGCCGACTTCCGCAAAGAGACCGATATCCTCGACGTCTGGTTCGACGCCGGCTCCACTCACGCCGCGGTGCTGGAAACGCGCGGCAACCTGCGCTCACCCGCCGACCTCTACCTCGAAGGCAGCGACCAGCACCGCGGATGGTTCCAGGCGTCCCTGTGGACCTCGATCATCGCCCGTGGCCGCGCGCCGTACAAGTGCGTCCTGACCCACGGCTTCTTCCTCGATGAAACCGGGCGCAAGATGAGCAAGTCGCTGCAAAACATCGTGGACCCCAACGCGATCGCCGACCGCTACGGCGCGGACATCCTGCGCCTGTGGGTCGCCTACGTTGACTTCAAGTACGACATGCCGATGTCGGAGACCATCTTCGAGCAGGTCATCGAGGCCTACCGGCGCATCCGCAACACGGTTCGCTTCATGCTCGCCAACCTGTACGATTTCGATCCCGCGGCCGACGCACTCGAGCCCGGGGACCTGCTGCAATCCGATCGCTGGGCGCTGCACCGGCTCCAGGAGCTTGCCGCCAAGGCGACCCGTGCCTACGAGGAGTTCGAGTTCCACCGCGTTTACCACGGGGTCAATGAGTTCTGCGCCGTGGATATGTCGGCGTTTTATCTGGACATGTTGAAGGATCGCCTATATACTACCGCTGCCGGTTCGCGCGCGCGGCGCTCGGCGCAGACCGCCCTGTACGGGCTGGCGCACGGGCTGGCGCGGTTGCTCGCGCCGATATTGAGCTATACCGCCGAGGAAATCTGGCGACACTTGCCGGGCAACCACGAGGAGAGCGTGCAGCTCGCGCCGTGGCCCGCCCCCGACGAGCGGTGGCTCGACGAGGATCTCGCGCGCCGGTGGGAGCGAATCCTGCGTATTCGCGACGAGGTGAATGGCGCGCTGGAGCAGGCGCGCACGACGGGCGTGGTGGATCAGCCCTTGCACGCAGGGGTCACGCTCTACGCGCGCGACGACGAGGCCGACCTGCTGCGCGGCTTGGGCGACGACTTGGCGCGCGTGCTCATCGTGTCGCACGCTGCGGTCAAAGACGCCGGGGAGGCGCCGCCGGGCGCCTTCGTGAGCAGTGTGGTGGACGGCCTGACGATCGAGGTCGCGCCAGCGGCCGGCAGCAAGTGCGCGCGGTGCTGGCTCGTATGTCCGAGCGTTGGCGAGCGGGACGACCATCCCGGTCTCTGCGCGCGCTGCGCCGACGTGATCAAGGAGTAA